TTTGGCGAGGCCGGCGGCTTTATAATGAAGGAAACCGGAGATCTTGTCTTTTATCCGGGGGAATCGAGTCCTTCACTTTTTCCAAATCATAACAGCATTCCCACAGACTACCTGATCGAAAATCTGGATAAAAATATGGATGGACGTTTCCTTGTTTCCTATGTCTTTGAAAAAAAAGAAGACGCCCAGGATAAGCCTAAGAGGATCTTCTGCCTAAAAAGGTTCCGTCAGTCAGGGTGGGTGATAGGCATATCCGCTTCTTATGAAGAGGTTGAAAAAGAGGCAAGGGCAACAATCTCAGGATGGTTTTCCAGGCTTGAATCAATTGGCAGTCAGGGCTTTATTTTCATAATGGACTCAGAAGGTCAGATTATTTCAAATTCCGGGCTTCAGAACGTGGTCGGGAAAAACATAAAGGAAGTTGCGCCAGGAAATGTGTCCGAAGCCATTTTTAATAAACTCGGTAAAAAAAGCGAGGAGTTTGCAGACATTGAATGGATATCAGGTGCGGCAGAAAATGCCAGGATCAGTCGGGTCTCATTCTTTAATGTCCCGGAATGGGGCTGGACTGTCGGAGTAGGCTTTTTTACCGATGACCTTGATAAAGCCCTTGAATACAAAAAAGCCCAGGGACGCCAAGAAATTTTTGTCGCTATTCGCTTTCTGATCATCGTGCTTCCATTATTTTTGATCATTGGGTTTTTTTTCTACAGAATAATTTCCATGAGACTTGAAAAGAATTTTCTGAACTTCCATAGTTTTTTTAAAAACGCCCAGGAAAAGGGTGCAAGGATAGACTCCTCTGAAATGGATTTCGGGGAATTTGTGTCAATGGCTGATGCTGCAAACAAAATGCTTGAAGAGCGGCAAAGCACTGAATCAAGGCTCAGGCAGAGCGAGTCTAATTTCGCCTCTTTCTTTAATTCCATTGAAGACAGCATATTCGTTGTTAATGACGATCTTAAGATTCTTGCCATGAATCCTTCTGCCATAGGTATCCTTGATATATCCAATAAAAATGATTCACCGAATAACCTGTCTGATTTTTATGACGCAGATACAATCTCCAGGATACAATGTTTTGTACTAAATCATGAAAAATACTCCAGGGATATGGGCCAGGGTTTTCTGTCTCATGCAGATTCCTTGAAAAAAAATGTTCAAACTTCTGCTTTTGAAGGAACGTGGAACTCTGAAAAGGCTTTTTTTATTCTTAGCAGGGATATTTCGTTCATTGTCGCGTCTGAAGAGAAGTTCTCGAAAATATTCAGTGAAAGCCCTGTAATGATGTCCGTCTCAACAGCCGATGAGGGCAGGTTTGTGGACATAAACAAAACGGCCACAGAATATCTTGGATATCCAAGAGAGGCTTTTATCGGGAGTCTTTCAACTGAAGTCGGGATTTTTGCCGATCCTTCCTGGCGTAACAAAATGAAGCCTTTCATGAAAAAATACGGCAATATCAGAAACGAGGAAGTGGATCTTGTAACAAAAAGCGGAGAAATACTTCACTGCATACTGTCCATGGATATCATCTCTTTTGCGGGGCAGAAGTATATTCTTACGGTCGGCAATAATATCACAGAAAGAAAAAAAGCGGAAAAATCACTTGTGGCCGCCAAGGAAGAGGCCCTTGCTTCCAAGGCAAGGCTTGAAGAAACTCTGCGGGAGCTTGAACTTTTCAACAGATTCATGATGGACAGGGAAGAAAGGCTCATGTCCCTCAAAGAGGAGGTTAACCAGCTTCTTCAAGAGGCTGGCAAGACTCCCCGTTACAATATTTCTGATTATATCGGTGCATGAGCCGGTTTTTAAAGGCAAGGGAATGTCTGACTTAATATGGTTTTAAATAACGGAATCGAACCATGAAGGCTTGAAATGACAGGAAATACCTTATCCAGAAAAAATATATGCCCGGTTACAGGGCTTGAAATCAGAAAAGAGGCTGGCTGGGATAGTCTGAATATTTCGGGCGATCTTTCAGTCTCTGTATATCTGATCGGAGAAAGGATTTTTTGCTTTTCCCTTATTGGCAGAATGTCTGAAAAGGATGGGATGGAGTTCATAAAGCTCCGCAGCCTGATTGCAGGCTCATCAATCTGCGACGGATGGAGGTATTCCGAGGTTATTGATTTTTCAGGGACGACCGGGAACTATTCCCTTAAAAACATGGTGGAGGCTCTTACCAGAAGCGCCATGCCAGGGATTTTTCTTGGAGGAATCATAACAGGCATCAGAAATCATAAATATATTTTTGCAAAAGCGGGCTTTTCCTTAAAAAGAAAAAAAACCGGATACCTTTTTGAGAAAGGGCATGATTCCTCCGTTATGCACGCTTTCAGTATGTGCAACGAATATGACGCAGCACATGAGTTAAAGGAAGATCTTCTTGTCTCAAAGGAGGACTGGGTTTTTTCGAGGGAAGATTTTTCGATCAGTTACAAGGTCATCAGGGAGAGAGTCCTTTACATAAAAACAACCGGATATGGAAACGCTTCGGATGTTGATGAAGCCTGCCGCATACTCGATGTGATTTTCATGGGAGGGTGGTTCAACAAGAGCATACCATATTACAGAATATCCGATTATACAGATTGTATTGGCGGGTCATGGGCCGCAAAAAAAAAGTATGCAAGGGTTCTTATGGACCCGGAAAGACTCCCTCCGG
The nucleotide sequence above comes from Desulforegula conservatrix Mb1Pa. Encoded proteins:
- a CDS encoding cache domain-containing protein — its product is MKKSFISLLRKALFIPPLVIILFSVIGWSILEYFSWHHEFVEETSKLIEERKNFILERSRIAASYIDFQRSSSLGRKKVLMEAKISDTYDFIDSLYGTYDGASKEDVEKKIFNTLDDMAFGEAGGFIMKETGDLVFYPGESSPSLFPNHNSIPTDYLIENLDKNMDGRFLVSYVFEKKEDAQDKPKRIFCLKRFRQSGWVIGISASYEEVEKEARATISGWFSRLESIGSQGFIFIMDSEGQIISNSGLQNVVGKNIKEVAPGNVSEAIFNKLGKKSEEFADIEWISGAAENARISRVSFFNVPEWGWTVGVGFFTDDLDKALEYKKAQGRQEIFVAIRFLIIVLPLFLIIGFFFYRIISMRLEKNFLNFHSFFKNAQEKGARIDSSEMDFGEFVSMADAANKMLEERQSTESRLRQSESNFASFFNSIEDSIFVVNDDLKILAMNPSAIGILDISNKNDSPNNLSDFYDADTISRIQCFVLNHEKYSRDMGQGFLSHADSLKKNVQTSAFEGTWNSEKAFFILSRDISFIVASEEKFSKIFSESPVMMSVSTADEGRFVDINKTATEYLGYPREAFIGSLSTEVGIFADPSWRNKMKPFMKKYGNIRNEEVDLVTKSGEILHCILSMDIISFAGQKYILTVGNNITERKKAEKSLVAAKEEALASKARLEETLRELELFNRFMMDREERLMSLKEEVNQLLQEAGKTPRYNISDYIGA